The following proteins are encoded in a genomic region of Pungitius pungitius chromosome 19, fPunPun2.1, whole genome shotgun sequence:
- the arhgap29a gene encoding rho GTPase-activating protein 29 isoform X1, whose amino-acid sequence MLAAMLRQSSGGGSGGGGGGGTNNNNVGGGTKLSLGPRLSNSSSGSSGPGGAGPWVSKVGSGSPDSPDAPASDPIYIMQLVSDVRKFADVLLQLKEVFLSKEHQDCLHQAAHERLGELLRVLKFIIGKHQSLNSVDILSTAGIVIATVKGVNFKEVNEENKQKLFGEIYAAIDTLAFTFGNVVSDFLMGDVENGSVLGLPLTKRSRSFENLCLESGGSGPEKDDQPGPSQPVRAEEVDRTLQRLDTGVESALLYAKAWSKYTKELLAWVEKRLSTDIECAKSYAKMAESAKTLASQQEFMPFREIYMAAFKNDIEYSQLVLHTAAVLQSNKFIRPLLARKNELDKLRKEVKEQWQREQKKMNEADSALKKARLLQVQRQEEYEKAKVSTSRLEEEQMGGAAGGAAAVKQLEKRRRLEEEAQQKADEAREHCKACQIDVGDKRVDLTNAKSEIITQIREMVSQCDLTLKAVSVNWFQLQQAQVVSLPVNHQSLCENAKQYEPGQRYIDFVRGLPTDGPRLESHSFDSAVTHSTAMLFSKRLLSGSHSSHSNLSQASVTSDLLGADDMESPITAQHAKIAERQSNSSTDIQALRTQASFRPWASASHGGGMCSDSESAGGSSESRSMDSPTASPGDFKRRLPRTPSTGTMSSADDLDDRGPPSPCDNGLSEIIIETASSPGPFRNTQMSKAAQTHKLRKLRAPSKCRECDGLVVFHGAECEECSIACHKKCLETLAIQCGHKKLQGKLHLFGIDFTQAAKNSQDGIPFIIRKCTSEIENRALNIKGIYRVNGAKSRVEKLCQAFENGKDLVELSELYPHDISNVLKLYLRQLPEPLILFRYYNDFIGLAKESQSVIVEELETLRRSPTTVTPAQVSVDLNRILFKIKDLLRQLPPVHYKTLQFLIEHLHRVTEQSEENKMTASNLGIIFGPTLIKPRQADAEVSLSSLVDYPYQALVVELLIRHYQMIFDTPLSPLSPTSPTKIDGRPRHAHQANEQLLSRHSKSLGDIKEQSSKVYKRHSSIIPSSHLLAEVQESLPRLNGSDFEPVDEVDLEDFRGLSPSDVPKPAEGGPCRPQPIAVPRVQLRHPRNKLSSRPASLPAERVLSRGQIDENNTRNSADQDQPIEEVDETENTKLRAATHYRGTFIDTQTLRRTWDKQYKHDVAARTVRIMASSPAESTAVDASTVSAAVPVSSSSFTLGSTGSISTLFPNRPYTVAVRPSRILRREDNLTKYNPVATGFRAPRTLQPPPGTFYKPPSGSKVKELQSCPSANSAEEEEDDEEEEEEGDDDEEEEEEEEEGIEIEVSVDEPLEEDDEGDQAAMSQSPSSSLEELSPNQAKPVYQRLRPRRLQEVEHREAHFV is encoded by the exons AGCACCAGGACTGCCTCCATCAGGCGGCGCACGAGCGTCTTGGGGAGCTGCTGCGAGTCCTGAAGTTCATAATCGGCAAACACCAGAGCCTCAACTCGGTGGACATCCTCAGCACAGCTGGCATCGTCATTGCTACGGTCAAAG GGGTGAATTTTAAGGAGGTGAACGAGGAGAACAAACAGAAGCTTTTCGGAGAGATCTACGCTGCTATTGACACATTGGCGTTCACCTTTGGCAATGT AGTGTCTGACTTCCTTATGGGAGATGTAGAGAATGGATCGGTGTTGGGGCTCCCCCTGACTAAGAGAAGCAGG TCTTTTGAGAACCTCTGTTTGGAATCTGGAGGATCCGGCCCAGAGAAAGATGATCAGCCAG GGCCGTCCCAGCCGGTTCGGGCAGAAGAGGTGGACCGGACGCTCCAGCGGCTGGACACCGGCGTGGAGTCAGCGCTGCTCTACGCTAAGGCCTGGTCCAAGTACACCAAAGAGCTGCTGGCGTGGGTCGAGAAGCGTCTCAGCACGG ACATTGAGTGCGCAAAGAGTTACGCCAAAATGGCAGAATCTGCCAAGACGCTTGCAAGTCAACAG GAATTTATGCCTTTTCGTGAGATCTACATGGCTGCCTTCAAAAATGACATTGAATACAGCCAGCTGGTACTTCACACTGCAGCAGTACTCCAAAGCAACAAATTCATACGG CCGCTTCTGGCCAGAAAGAATGAGCTGGACAAACTACGAAAAGAGGTCAAGGAGCAGTGGCAGAGGGAGCAAAAGAAAATG AATGAGGCGGACAGTGCTCTGAAGAAGGCGCGGCTGCTGCAGGTCCAGCGGCAGGAGGAGTATGAGAAGGCCAAGGTGTCCACCAGCCGCctagaggaggagcagatgggaggagcagcaggaggagcagcggcggtcaaacagctggagaagaggcgcaggctggaggaggaggcccagCAGAAG GCTGATGAGGCCAGGGAGCACTGCAAAGCATGTCAGATCGATGTTGGGGACAAGAGAGTCGATCTGACCAACGCCAAGAGCGAGATCATCACTCAGATCCGAGAGATGGTCTCCCAGTGCGACCTCACCCTCAAGGCC GTGTCCGTCAATTGGTTCCAGCTCCAGCAGGCCCAGGTTGTGTCCCTTCCTGTCAACCACCAGAGTCTGTGTGAAAATGCCAAACAGTACGAGCCGGGCCAGCGCTACATCGACTTCGTCAGGGGTCTGCCCACGGATGGGCCTCGCCTCGAGTCCCACTCCTTTGATTCGGCCGTCACACACAGCACAGC GATGCTGTTCAGCAAGCGCTTACTAAGCGGCAGCCACTCGTCCCACAGTAACCTGTCACAGGCGTCTGTGACCTCTGATCTCCTCGGTGCAGATGACATGGAAAGTCCTATCACTGCCCAGCATGCCAAGATTGCTGAAAGGCAGTCCAACAGCAGCACTGACATTCAAG CACTTCGGACTCAGGCCTCGTTTCGTCCCTGGGCCTCGGCCAGCCACGGTGGAGGTATGTGCAGCGACTCGGAAAGTGCTGGAGGGAGCAGTGAGTCCCGCTCGATGGACTCGCCCACTGCGAGCCCAG GAGACTTCAAGAGGAGATTACCCAGAACACCCTCAACGGGCACCATGTCGTCTGCTGATGACCTGGATGATAGAGGGCCTCCTTCGCCCTGTGATAACG GGTTGAGTGAGATAATAATCGAGACGGCCAGCTCTCCGGGTCCCTTTAGGAACACCCAGATGTCCAAGGCGGCTCAAACCCACAAGCTGAGGAAGCTTAGGGCGCCGTCAAAGTGCAGAGAGTGCGACGGCCTGGTAGTGTTTCACGGAGCGGAGTGTGAGGag TGTTCCATAGCCTGCCACAAGAAGTGTCTGGAAACCCTGGCCATCCAGTGCGGCCATAAGAAGCTCCAGGGGAAGCTCCATCTCTTCGGCATTGATTTCACACAGGCAGCTAAGAACAGTCAGGACGGCATCCCCTTCATCATAAGGAAGTGTACATCGGAAATCGAGAACAGAGCTCTGAATATAAAG GGTATCTACCGCGTGAATGGTGCCAAGTCTCGGGTAGAGAAGCTTTGTCAGGCCTTTGAGAATGGCAAGGACCTGGTGGAGCTGTCCGAACTTTACCCCCACGACATCAGCAACGTACTCAAACTCTATCTGAGACAG CTTCCAGAGCCACTCATCCTGTTCCGATATTATAACGACTTTATCGGCCTGGCCAAGGAAAGTCAGAGTGTCATTGTGGAGGAACTGGAAACATTGAGACGTAGTCCTACCACAGTGACCCCAGCTCAGGTCAGCGTGGACCTGAACCGGATCCTCTTCAAGATCAAAGACCTACTGAGACAGCTGCCCCCTGTTCATTACAAGACCCTGCAGTTCCTCATAGAGCATCTGCATCG AGTGACGGAGCAATCGGAGGAGAATAAGATGACAGCCAGCAACCTGGGTATCATCTTTGGCCCAACGCTGATCAAACCGAGGCAGGCGGACGCCGaggtctccctctcctcactgGTCGACTACCCGTATCAGGCACTCGTGGTTGAACTTCTGATCAGGCACTACCAGATGATCTTCGACACCCCCCTGAGCCCACTGAGCCCCACCTCGCCCACAAAGATTGACGGTCGACCCCGCCACGCCCACCAGGCGAATGAGCAGCTGCTGAGCAGACACTCCAAGTCGCTGGGAGACATTAAGGAG CAGAGCTCCAAGGTGTATAAGAGGCATTCTTCCATTATTCCTTCTTCCCACTTATTGGCGGAGGTTCAGGAGTCACTGCCCCGCCTCAATGGAAGTGATTTTGAACCTG TCGATGAAGTGGATTTGGAGGACTTCCGTGGGCTTTCGCCATCAGACGTCCCCAAACCCGCCGAGGGAGGCCCGTGTCGTCCTCAGCCCATCGCTGTGCCCAGGGTCCAGCTTCGACACCCTCGCAACAAACTCTCCTCCCGGCCAGCGAGCCTGCCGGCTGAACGGGTCCTCAGCCGAGGACAGATCGACGAGAACAACACGCGAAACAGCGCCGACCAAGACCAACCCATCGAAGAGGTGGACGAAACCGAGAACACAAAATTGCGAGCGGCCACACATTACCGGGGCACATTTATTGACACCCAGACGTTACGCAGGACTTGGGACAAACAGTACAAGCACGATGTTGCTGCCAGGACTGTCCGAATCATGGCCAGTTCTCCCGCAGAGAGTACAGCCGTGGATGCAAGCACCGTGTCGGCGGCTGTGCCGGTGTCTTCATCCTCTTTCACTCTGGGATCCACTGGGAGCATAAGCACCCTCTTCCCTAACCGACCTTACACGGTTGCAGTGCGACCGAGCAGGATTTTAAGAAGGGAGGACAATCTCACCAAGTACAACCCTGTCGCGACAGGTTTTAGGGCCCCCAGGACGCTTCAGCCGCCCCCAGGGACCTTCTACAAGCCCCCGTCGGGGAGCAAAGTTAAAGAGCTGCAGAGCTGTCCATCAGCTAACAgcgcagaggaagaagaagatgatgaggaggaggaggaggagggggatgatgatgaggaggaggaggaggaggaagaggaggggattGAGATAGAGGTCTCTGTAGATGAGCCTCTTGAGGAAGATGACGAAGGTGACCAGGCAGCCATGTCTCAGTCTCCCAGCTCGAGCCTGGAGGAACTGAGCCCCAACCAGGCCAAACCGGTGTACCAGAGACTGCGGCCCAGGCGCCTCCAAGAGGTAGAACATCGGGAGGCTCATTTTGTGTGA
- the arhgap29a gene encoding rho GTPase-activating protein 29 isoform X2, with the protein MLAAMLRQSSGGGSGGGGGGGTNNNNVGGGTKLSLGPRLSNSSSGSSGPGGAGPWVSKVGSGSPDSPDAPASDPIYIMQLVSDVRKFADVLLQLKEVFLSKEHQDCLHQAAHERLGELLRVLKFIIGKHQSLNSVDILSTAGIVIATVKGVNFKEVNEENKQKLFGEIYAAIDTLAFTFGNVVSDFLMGDVENGSVLGLPLTKRSRSFENLCLESGGSGPEKDDQPGPSQPVRAEEVDRTLQRLDTGVESALLYAKAWSKYTKELLAWVEKRLSTDIECAKSYAKMAESAKTLASQQEFMPFREIYMAAFKNDIEYSQLVLHTAAVLQSNKFIRPLLARKNELDKLRKEVKEQWQREQKKMNEADSALKKARLLQVQRQEEYEKAKVSTSRLEEEQMGGAAGGAAAVKQLEKRRRLEEEAQQKADEAREHCKACQIDVGDKRVDLTNAKSEIITQIREMVSQCDLTLKAVSVNWFQLQQAQVVSLPVNHQSLCENAKQYEPGQRYIDFVRGLPTDGPRLESHSFDSAVTHSTAMLFSKRLLSGSHSSHSNLSQASVTSDLLGADDMESPITAQHAKIAERQSNSSTDIQALRTQASFRPWASASHGGGMCSDSESAGGSSESRSMDSPTASPGDFKRRLPRTPSTGTMSSADDLDDRGPPSPCDNGLSEIIIETASSPGPFRNTQMSKAAQTHKLRKLRAPSKCRECDGLVVFHGAECEECSIACHKKCLETLAIQCGHKKLQGKLHLFGIDFTQAAKNSQDGIPFIIRKCTSEIENRALNIKGIYRVNGAKSRVEKLCQAFENGKDLVELSELYPHDISNVLKLYLRQLPEPLILFRYYNDFIGLAKESQSVIVEELETLRRSPTTVTPAQVSVDLNRILFKIKDLLRQLPPVHYKTLQFLIEHLHRVTEQSEENKMTASNLGIIFGPTLIKPRQADAEVSLSSLVDYPYQALVVELLIRHYQMIFDTPLSPLSPTSPTKIDGRPRHAHQANEQLLSRHSKSLGDIKESSKVYKRHSSIIPSSHLLAEVQESLPRLNGSDFEPVDEVDLEDFRGLSPSDVPKPAEGGPCRPQPIAVPRVQLRHPRNKLSSRPASLPAERVLSRGQIDENNTRNSADQDQPIEEVDETENTKLRAATHYRGTFIDTQTLRRTWDKQYKHDVAARTVRIMASSPAESTAVDASTVSAAVPVSSSSFTLGSTGSISTLFPNRPYTVAVRPSRILRREDNLTKYNPVATGFRAPRTLQPPPGTFYKPPSGSKVKELQSCPSANSAEEEEDDEEEEEEGDDDEEEEEEEEEGIEIEVSVDEPLEEDDEGDQAAMSQSPSSSLEELSPNQAKPVYQRLRPRRLQEVEHREAHFV; encoded by the exons AGCACCAGGACTGCCTCCATCAGGCGGCGCACGAGCGTCTTGGGGAGCTGCTGCGAGTCCTGAAGTTCATAATCGGCAAACACCAGAGCCTCAACTCGGTGGACATCCTCAGCACAGCTGGCATCGTCATTGCTACGGTCAAAG GGGTGAATTTTAAGGAGGTGAACGAGGAGAACAAACAGAAGCTTTTCGGAGAGATCTACGCTGCTATTGACACATTGGCGTTCACCTTTGGCAATGT AGTGTCTGACTTCCTTATGGGAGATGTAGAGAATGGATCGGTGTTGGGGCTCCCCCTGACTAAGAGAAGCAGG TCTTTTGAGAACCTCTGTTTGGAATCTGGAGGATCCGGCCCAGAGAAAGATGATCAGCCAG GGCCGTCCCAGCCGGTTCGGGCAGAAGAGGTGGACCGGACGCTCCAGCGGCTGGACACCGGCGTGGAGTCAGCGCTGCTCTACGCTAAGGCCTGGTCCAAGTACACCAAAGAGCTGCTGGCGTGGGTCGAGAAGCGTCTCAGCACGG ACATTGAGTGCGCAAAGAGTTACGCCAAAATGGCAGAATCTGCCAAGACGCTTGCAAGTCAACAG GAATTTATGCCTTTTCGTGAGATCTACATGGCTGCCTTCAAAAATGACATTGAATACAGCCAGCTGGTACTTCACACTGCAGCAGTACTCCAAAGCAACAAATTCATACGG CCGCTTCTGGCCAGAAAGAATGAGCTGGACAAACTACGAAAAGAGGTCAAGGAGCAGTGGCAGAGGGAGCAAAAGAAAATG AATGAGGCGGACAGTGCTCTGAAGAAGGCGCGGCTGCTGCAGGTCCAGCGGCAGGAGGAGTATGAGAAGGCCAAGGTGTCCACCAGCCGCctagaggaggagcagatgggaggagcagcaggaggagcagcggcggtcaaacagctggagaagaggcgcaggctggaggaggaggcccagCAGAAG GCTGATGAGGCCAGGGAGCACTGCAAAGCATGTCAGATCGATGTTGGGGACAAGAGAGTCGATCTGACCAACGCCAAGAGCGAGATCATCACTCAGATCCGAGAGATGGTCTCCCAGTGCGACCTCACCCTCAAGGCC GTGTCCGTCAATTGGTTCCAGCTCCAGCAGGCCCAGGTTGTGTCCCTTCCTGTCAACCACCAGAGTCTGTGTGAAAATGCCAAACAGTACGAGCCGGGCCAGCGCTACATCGACTTCGTCAGGGGTCTGCCCACGGATGGGCCTCGCCTCGAGTCCCACTCCTTTGATTCGGCCGTCACACACAGCACAGC GATGCTGTTCAGCAAGCGCTTACTAAGCGGCAGCCACTCGTCCCACAGTAACCTGTCACAGGCGTCTGTGACCTCTGATCTCCTCGGTGCAGATGACATGGAAAGTCCTATCACTGCCCAGCATGCCAAGATTGCTGAAAGGCAGTCCAACAGCAGCACTGACATTCAAG CACTTCGGACTCAGGCCTCGTTTCGTCCCTGGGCCTCGGCCAGCCACGGTGGAGGTATGTGCAGCGACTCGGAAAGTGCTGGAGGGAGCAGTGAGTCCCGCTCGATGGACTCGCCCACTGCGAGCCCAG GAGACTTCAAGAGGAGATTACCCAGAACACCCTCAACGGGCACCATGTCGTCTGCTGATGACCTGGATGATAGAGGGCCTCCTTCGCCCTGTGATAACG GGTTGAGTGAGATAATAATCGAGACGGCCAGCTCTCCGGGTCCCTTTAGGAACACCCAGATGTCCAAGGCGGCTCAAACCCACAAGCTGAGGAAGCTTAGGGCGCCGTCAAAGTGCAGAGAGTGCGACGGCCTGGTAGTGTTTCACGGAGCGGAGTGTGAGGag TGTTCCATAGCCTGCCACAAGAAGTGTCTGGAAACCCTGGCCATCCAGTGCGGCCATAAGAAGCTCCAGGGGAAGCTCCATCTCTTCGGCATTGATTTCACACAGGCAGCTAAGAACAGTCAGGACGGCATCCCCTTCATCATAAGGAAGTGTACATCGGAAATCGAGAACAGAGCTCTGAATATAAAG GGTATCTACCGCGTGAATGGTGCCAAGTCTCGGGTAGAGAAGCTTTGTCAGGCCTTTGAGAATGGCAAGGACCTGGTGGAGCTGTCCGAACTTTACCCCCACGACATCAGCAACGTACTCAAACTCTATCTGAGACAG CTTCCAGAGCCACTCATCCTGTTCCGATATTATAACGACTTTATCGGCCTGGCCAAGGAAAGTCAGAGTGTCATTGTGGAGGAACTGGAAACATTGAGACGTAGTCCTACCACAGTGACCCCAGCTCAGGTCAGCGTGGACCTGAACCGGATCCTCTTCAAGATCAAAGACCTACTGAGACAGCTGCCCCCTGTTCATTACAAGACCCTGCAGTTCCTCATAGAGCATCTGCATCG AGTGACGGAGCAATCGGAGGAGAATAAGATGACAGCCAGCAACCTGGGTATCATCTTTGGCCCAACGCTGATCAAACCGAGGCAGGCGGACGCCGaggtctccctctcctcactgGTCGACTACCCGTATCAGGCACTCGTGGTTGAACTTCTGATCAGGCACTACCAGATGATCTTCGACACCCCCCTGAGCCCACTGAGCCCCACCTCGCCCACAAAGATTGACGGTCGACCCCGCCACGCCCACCAGGCGAATGAGCAGCTGCTGAGCAGACACTCCAAGTCGCTGGGAGACATTAAGGAG AGCTCCAAGGTGTATAAGAGGCATTCTTCCATTATTCCTTCTTCCCACTTATTGGCGGAGGTTCAGGAGTCACTGCCCCGCCTCAATGGAAGTGATTTTGAACCTG TCGATGAAGTGGATTTGGAGGACTTCCGTGGGCTTTCGCCATCAGACGTCCCCAAACCCGCCGAGGGAGGCCCGTGTCGTCCTCAGCCCATCGCTGTGCCCAGGGTCCAGCTTCGACACCCTCGCAACAAACTCTCCTCCCGGCCAGCGAGCCTGCCGGCTGAACGGGTCCTCAGCCGAGGACAGATCGACGAGAACAACACGCGAAACAGCGCCGACCAAGACCAACCCATCGAAGAGGTGGACGAAACCGAGAACACAAAATTGCGAGCGGCCACACATTACCGGGGCACATTTATTGACACCCAGACGTTACGCAGGACTTGGGACAAACAGTACAAGCACGATGTTGCTGCCAGGACTGTCCGAATCATGGCCAGTTCTCCCGCAGAGAGTACAGCCGTGGATGCAAGCACCGTGTCGGCGGCTGTGCCGGTGTCTTCATCCTCTTTCACTCTGGGATCCACTGGGAGCATAAGCACCCTCTTCCCTAACCGACCTTACACGGTTGCAGTGCGACCGAGCAGGATTTTAAGAAGGGAGGACAATCTCACCAAGTACAACCCTGTCGCGACAGGTTTTAGGGCCCCCAGGACGCTTCAGCCGCCCCCAGGGACCTTCTACAAGCCCCCGTCGGGGAGCAAAGTTAAAGAGCTGCAGAGCTGTCCATCAGCTAACAgcgcagaggaagaagaagatgatgaggaggaggaggaggagggggatgatgatgaggaggaggaggaggaggaagaggaggggattGAGATAGAGGTCTCTGTAGATGAGCCTCTTGAGGAAGATGACGAAGGTGACCAGGCAGCCATGTCTCAGTCTCCCAGCTCGAGCCTGGAGGAACTGAGCCCCAACCAGGCCAAACCGGTGTACCAGAGACTGCGGCCCAGGCGCCTCCAAGAGGTAGAACATCGGGAGGCTCATTTTGTGTGA